CtcaaaatgtccaataggcagttggaGGTGGAAGACTAGAGAGGTTCAAGCACTGAGGAATTCACTCTTTCTCCCCAAACTCTTTCCCTAACTCACTTCACTACTACTGCCAAGTGCACCCATAGCCTATTTCTACATGGATGTCATCCCTGCCACTTCCTGCTTTGCCACCCCACCACTGATTGCCAAGGCCTGGTGAGGCTGTCTTGACAACTTCTCCTGATTCAAGTGGCTTCTTAGTACCCACGGCCCCCAAATAGCATCTTCTGCTGttttctctcttacttttccTTACTCAAGCCCCCATATGTGGGCAAAGCAGTGACACTATTCCCATTCATTCCAGGGCTTTATCGAAGATTAGCTCTAACTTCTCTCGCCTACATGGACTGGCTCGACATAGATGTATCATCTATGTATCATCTCTCCATTCCACTGGGAGCTCCTTGAAGATGGTATGGTGTCTGccttttgccttcctttctacCCCAAGCACTGGGCACACAGCAGGTACTTGCAAAATGCTTGCTACCTTGACTGAGTTGCTCTTTTCCCGTTTGCCAGCTTGAGCTGGGCTAAATTTCTCCTTAATCTGTGGATCCTTCTGCTACTGGTTTGAATCTTTGTTTCTGCAGAGTAAAAACCATTTGGTTTGTTGATTGTTGGAGATGGGATGGACCTTTAGCACATCGTCTAGTTCTCTtacaacaaaaattaataaaaagaggaaaaagaaacgAGCGATTGTGGGTTTAAGATCAATCCAAGAGAGCCTAAGGGTGGCCCGCCAGCTCGACTGGCACGCAACTCCTGGCCCTTGGTGGCCTAGAAAAGTGAGAGCAATAGGAGTGGGGAAGGGGCTGTGGGGGAGGGGCCCAACGACCTCCTCTAATCGATAGGCGGAGGGGTAGCTGAAATTTTTCCACCTACTCTGCGCATGCCCCATAGCGCCAGCCGGCCCACCGGCCCGCTCAGCCCGCCCAGGCTTTAATAACGTCATCAAAGTACACGTCACTTCGAACCAGGGTGGATCTGCCGCAGTGGGCAGTGAGCTCTCGGTGAGGCTGGTAGCTCCGCGGCTAGCCGCAGAGTTCCGCGATGCAGAACAGGCCGTCGCGCCCGGACCCCCGCAACGGTCCGCTCCGTGGCAGCGATCAACCATCCCGTGGATACTGGTGTTTCTGGTAGATCCGGAGCCACCGATGATCCACCGCCGCCACGGTACCGCCTTCCACCGCGGCCGCCACCACCGCGATCGGCCACTGCCTAATGTTGctacaacccccccccccagttcttCCCCCCCACTTACCACCTAGCCATGCCGTTTGGGCGATTCTCGGGCTCACGGGCGCGGGAAAGGGTCCGCAATGCCTGGCTAAGCTGCGCCAATCAATGGCGCATCTTCCATGTGCTTGCCGAGCCCCGGCCGCGGGCTAACCCCAACTTCACCTGGGAACGCGCTGGATGGTCGCCGCTGAGCCGCCACAACTACGAGAAAGGAACCAGGTAGGAAGAAAATGAATGGCCTGGAGGTTAGGGGGGGTACTCGGAGACAAAGCGGGAACCTAGAACAATGCccgggaaagggagggagggggaggggggccgCCCTGcccaaggggaaggaagagggggcTACGCAAGGGGCTTTTCCAGCTCGTACAGCCGATCTGTGACTTGGCCCTGGACTACAGATGAGACTCGGGGCAAGGTGAGGTTCGAAAGGGACGGCTGAAGGTCCCCTTCATGGTGGGACTGAGCGGGAGGACAACACCCCAAAATGGCGCCGGCAAGCTGAGGGTCAGAtcgttctagaaaaaaaaaacaactgcgcTGACTGCGGCATTGCTTCCCCTTGTGGTGGTTtggagaagaaagcattttgtgCGCATGCCCATTCTAGCTCTACCTACCCCTCCCTTTGGCCCGCCTCCCCAGGCGGGCCCCGGAGCAGGCCCCACCTTCCTCCTCATCCGTCACTCTCCCCGCCCCTGGCCAGCCTCCCTTGCTCCTCCCCcgctcctcctttctctctccctcctccctcctcccaggaAGGTCCAATCCCTGTCTGGCAAAGGCATTCAAGGCATTCATTCGTTTTCTAGGGCCGGCTTCCCAAGGACTCATCAAATGGGAAGTCCGACAAGGTTTGTAGAAAAGCGAGTCTGAACGTTCAAAAAGAAAAACCGGTCACCTGCATTTCAGTCCGCCGGCTGTCCTGGAATAACAttgccttctttttcctctctttatggTCACGTGAACAAGTTTCTTGGTGGAGCAGGGGCATTCTTAGTGAGGGCGGCAGTCCGGGACAGACAGCAAACAAGTCCAGAGTCCTCCAGCTAAGTCCTGGGGTTAGGGTAGAAGAGGAGGCGGAACCAAACAAGATGTACCCCGGGGGAGGCAGGGTGCCGGGGGACAGCATGAGGCACACACCTCCAAAATCGAAAGCATATCTTGGATATCTTTGCTATTTAAAGAAGGGGCCCTCCCGGAGAGCGCTGCAAAAAACGCAAACCCTCACCCGGGACCAAGAGTGTCGTCCTCTGAGATGGCTTGGGAAGGAAATGTCCCCGAGGTCATCGGGTGAAGGGGTGGGAATCCTGACCTGCAGCACAAGGCTCCGTTGTGACTAGATTTCCGTGGGTTTGCACTTTCTGTCCCTCTCAAAAGGAGTTCATCTGCCACAAGAAAACGTTCTTTGCAGCACCCCGGGCAAACCCCTCCCATCCCTGCTGCCACTGAAACCTGGGAAAGAACGGAGGTTTCACATCAGACCTGGCAAATTGGCATAAGATTCAGGGGAGGCCTAAAtgcactggggggggggggcgttcTAAAATGAACTGCTCATTCTAGAAGGCAGTTTAGAATTCTGCCAGAAAAGGGAGGCTTGCGCCCCAGAACAGCCAGGCCCAAAAAAGGTATCCAAAGCTGCAGAACCTTTGTAGCAGCAGCAAAGAGGCCGAGAGTCAGAGGCGGCCAACTGCCTGGGTAAGCTGTGGCCCCTGTAGGCAATGAAATATTCTGTAGTAAAGAGAGCATGCAAGGTGGTGAGGGAGTGTGCAAGCAGTCCATTCATCAGCACCCAGAGAGCACCAGAGGGACCCTGCAATAGAAATGCTAAGCTCACTCAGAGGAGTTTCTATATGAAATGAAGGGGAAATCAGGTCCCCAAAAGACCAAGTCCAGAAACCATTTTTCCTCCCTCAAACAAGGGGGAAAAGGGCATATAATGGGGTGGCTCTACATGGGGTGTTTGTACTCTGGTGAGGGGGGCTGTGAATCGACTGAGGTGAATATTCATGATATTTTTAAGTAAGTTTTTGATAAAAGTAGTTAGAAAataaggtgttttttgttttgttttgctgaggcagttggggttaagtggcttgcccaaggtcacacagctagagaaaattaaagttttgaggctatttttctttgcagaaaaggaagagactACCCACCACTCCACTGCACTGATCAGCAGGGCCTTCTGCTGAAGGCTCCTTGGTATACCGAGTTTCTCTGACTCTTTTCTCGTTCGCAGTTGTCTACTTAACAATTAAAAGAACTATGTCCATCTGGCTGTGTAACCCAAACAAGGTACCAGAGGAAAAACCGGAATGGTCCACTGAGGTCACAAAGAGCACCCCCCATCAGGCGGACTCCTCGCATCAATTTCTGAACATGGAGCCACAGGGCCAGATGTGCAGCTTCTCATGATCTGCCGTTTGCTTTGTCTCCATGTTTTGAGAGGTACAGCTCTCCCCCCCCATCTAAAGCCATCTTTTGTTTGGGAAGTCGGGGCCAGTATTTGGAGCAATTCTAGCCTTTGTCCTTAGGGGGTGGGGAGTCACAGTCAGGCCTCCACTGCCTTTGGGAGTAGGGAGGTGTATGACCTGGGTCCCCATCTGAAGCCATCTTGGGGTAGCTCCAGGCTGTGCCTCTGGCATGTGCAAATCAGAATCTGCCTTCACCTGGAGTCACCCTTCATTTGAGGAGGTCACCACTTGCGTGTCTGCTCCATTTGGGGAAGCAGCGCCCACGACTCCGTCTGTATGCTCGGGTCAGTATACACTCGTTTGGGAATGTTTGTGCTTTCACCTCTCTGTGCCTCTATCTTTCACTTGGGGAAATCGTGTCTTGGTTTTTCACAGGGGAAATTACTGTACAAGTTTCTGTCTTCTTTTTGCAGGCCGTGCCCACGGGACCTCTGTGGAATCCTACCTGTGCCTGCATCTTGGTTTTGAAGAGCTACCACCTGTGTATCCCATCACATGGAGATCTGTGGTGTATGTCTTCTGCTAATTACTCCCTGAGCCTGGACCCAGAGCCACCTTCTGGGAATTAATGCTTGGGCCTGCATTGCTTTTTGGGAATTACCACCTGTGTTGCCACTTCCTTTGGAATTACCACCCGTGCCTGCACATGGAGCCATCTTTGGGGAGCACTGGCCTGTGCCTCCATCTCTTTAGGGAGCCACAGCCTGTGTATTGgtccttgggggggaggggaactacAGTTGAGCCTCTTGTTGCCGAGGGCAAGGAAATCTATATGGCCTGGATTTGCATCTGGAGCCATCTTTGGGGAGCTAAAGCCTGTGCCTCTAGCATTTGGAAATGAGTCTGCCTTCACCTGGAGCCAACTTTGGGGAGCTCCAGCAAGAGCCagttttcatttgggaaattgCCACGTGGACCTCCACTAAATTTGGGGAATCACCATCCATTGTTCCATCTTTTATTTGGGAAATTGCCATTTGTGCTTGTACCTCATTTTGAGAATGACCTCTCCACGCCTCCATTTCTTATTTGAGGAATCACCTGTTCATGCCATCATTTTTCGTTTTGGGAATCAATCTCCTTGAGAATTTGCCACCTCCTTTTGGGAGTTTCCACCCATGCTTGCCTCTGGAGTCATTTTGGGGGAGCTGCAGTCTGTACCTCCAGTTTTGAAAGGGAGTTACAGCTTGTATATTTTTCCTTACGGGGAAGGAAACATAATCTTGAGCTTCTGTGGCCAGAGGCCTGGGTGGCTTTATGGCCTGGGCTTGCATCTGGAGTCATTTGGGGAGCTATAGCCTGGGCCTCTAGAGTCTGAAACCACCATTGGGAATTGCCACCTATCCCCTGAATGTGGAGCCATCTTTGTGGAGTTACAGTCTGTGCTTCCATCTTGGCAGAGGAAACTACAGCCTGTGCATTGGTCCTTCGGGGGAGGAGAGCTATAGTTTGAGGCTCTGTAGCCTTCGAGGGCAAGGAAACCTATGTGGCCTGGCTGTCCATCTGGAGCCACCTTTGGGGGAGCAGCAGCCTGTGCCTCTAGCCTTTGGAAAGGAGTCTGCCTTCACCTGGAGCCAGCTTGGGGGAACTCTAGTTAGAGccatttttcatttggaaaattgcCACATGTATCTCCAACTCATTTGGGGAATCACCACCCATAATTCCATCTGTGCATCTGGGGAATTACCACTGGTCACTCCATCTTTTATTTGGGGAAGCCATTTAGAAAATTGCCATTTGTGCTTTAGCCCATTTTGAGAATTCTATCTCCACGCCTCCATTTCTTATTTGGGGAATCACCTATTTGTGCCTCcatttttcatttgggaattGCAATCCACGCTAATGTCTCCTTTTGGAAATTACAGCCTCTGCCTCAATGAGCTTTTGGGAATTATCCTGTGTGCCTCCTTCGTGGCTTTTGGAAATTAGTACCTATGCCCACGTACCATTTTGGGAATTTCTATCATTGCCTCCATCTTGCTTTTTAGGAATCATCTCCTGTACCTCCATCTTGGTCTGGGATATACAGGCTATATGCCCGCTTACCTTCAGGCAATTAGCTACATGTATTACAGGCTCCTTTTGGGAATTAGCAGCTGTACCTGCATGTGGAGCTATTTTGGGGGAGCTACAGTCTGTGCTTCCATTTGTGAAAGGGAGTCACATCCTATATTGGTCCTTGGGGGGAGAGGAGCTAAAGTCTCTGTGGCCTTTGAGGTTTATGGCCTGGGTGTCTATCTGGAGCCATCTTTGGGGAGCTCCAGCCTGTGCTTCTAGCATTTGGAAATGAGTCTGCCTTCACCTGGAGCCAGCTTTGGGGAGCTCCAGTGAGAGCcagttttcatttggaaaattgcCACATGGACTTCACCTCATTTGGGGAATCACCACCCATTGTTCCATCTGGGGAATTGCCATTTGTGCTTGCACCTCATTTTGAGAATGACCTCTCCATGCCTCCATTTTTTATTTGCAGAATCACCTCCATGAGCCTACATTTTCATTTCTGGAATCAATCTCTAGACATCTGCCTCCTTTTGGAAATTAAAGCCTGTGTCTCCATCGTGGCTCTTTGGGAATTTCTACCTGTGCCTTCATCTTGGTTTTTTGGGGAAGATATGTACACCCTGTGCCTCCCATTATGGGGAGATGGACTGTACATCTGTTGCTTTCTGGGAATTACCACCTCTGCTGCTGCCTCCTTTGGGAATTACCACCTGTGCCTGCATCTGGAACCAGCTTTGGGGAGCACCAACCTGTGCCTCTCTCTTTTCAAAGGGAGATGCCGCCTTTATATTGgtccttggggggaggggagttaaGAGCTACAATTGGGCCTCTTGTTGCAATCGAGGGCAGGAAAGTTTGTGGCCTGGGTCTACATCTGGAGTCATTTGAGAAGCCAGCTTGCAGGAATCATCACCTGTACCTGCATTGCCTTCCTGGGAATTACCACCTCTGCAGCTGCCTCCTTTGGGAATTACTACCTGTGCTTGCCCCAAGTGGAGCCATCTTGGGGGAAAACCAGCCTATGCATTGGTCCTTGCGGGGAGGGGAGCTATAATTTGAGCCTCTTGTTGCCATTGAAGGCATGGAGGGTTATGGTCTGGGTCTCCATCTAGAACCATCTTTGAGGAGCTACAGCCTATGCCTCTAGAATCTGGAGCCATCTCTGGGAATTACCAGCTGTCTTACACCTTCTTTAAGGAATTACCACCTGTGCCTCCATCTTTTTGGAGGGAGCCACAGCCTGTGTATTGCTCCTTGGGGGGAGGGAGCTACAGTGGGGCCTCTTTTGCCATTGTGTTCATCTGGGGAATTGTCACTGATCACTCCATCTTTTATTTGGGAAATTACCATTTGTGCTTGTACCTCATTTTGAGAATTACATCTCCATGCCTCCATATTTTATTTGGGGAATCACCTATTTGTGCCTCCATTTTTAATTTGGGAATCAATCTCCATGCTTCTGCCTCCTTTTGGAAATTATAGCCTGTGCCTCTGTGCCCTTCTGAGAACTACTGCCTGTGTCTCCATTCTTGCTTTGGGAAATTACTACCACTGGGCCTACACATGCATTTGGAAATAATCTTTTGCCTCCATCTTGGTTTGAGAGGAGCCACTGCCTGTGCCAGTAGGTGGAGATATAGGTTGTATTTTTGTTGCCTTTTGGGAATTACCACCAGAGCCTGCATTGCCTTTTGGGAATTACCACCAGTGTCTTGCATTGCCTTTTGGGAATCACCACCAGAGCCTGCATTGCCTTCTGGGAATCACCACCAGTGTCTGCATTGCCTTTTGGGAATCACCACCAGAGCCTGCATTGCTTTTGGGAATTACCACCAGTGTCTGCATTGCCTTTTGGGAATCACCACCAGAGCCTGCATTGCCTTTTGGGAATTACCACCAGTGTCTGCATTGCCTTTTGGGAATTACCACCAGAGCCAGCATGCATTGCCTTTTGGGAATTACCACCAGTGTCTGCATTGCCTTTTGGGAATACCACTAGAGCCTGCATTGCCTTTTGGGAATTACCACCAGTGTCTTGCATTGCCTTTTGGGAATTACCACCAGAGCTTGCATTGCCTTTTGGGAATTACCACTAATGTCTGCATTGCCTTTTGGGAATTACAACCAGAGCCTGCATTGCCTTTTGGGAATTACCACCAGTGTCTTGCATTGCCTTTTGGGAATTACCACCAGAGCCTGCATTGCCTTTTGGGAATTACCACCAGTGTCTGCATTGCCTTTTGGGAATTACAACCAGAGCCTGCATTGCCTTTTGGGAATTACCACCAGTGTCTTGCATTGCCTTTTGGGAATTACCACCAGAGCCTGCATTGCCTTTTGGGAATTACCACCAGTGTCTGCATTGCCTTTTGGGAATTACCACCAGAGCCTGCATTGCCTTTTGGGAATCACCACCAGAGCCTGCATTGCCTTTTGGGAATTACCACCAGTGTCTTGCATTGCCTTTTGGGAATTACCACCAGTGTCTGCATTGCCTTTTGGGAATTACCACCAGTGTCTGCATTGCCTTTTGGGAATTACCACCAGAGCCTGCATTACCTTTTGGGAATTACCACCAGTGTCTTGCATTGCCTTTTGGGAATTACCACCAGAGCCTGCATTGCCTTTTGGGAATTACCACCAGTGTCTGCATTGCCTTTTGGGAATTACAACCAGAGCCTGCATTGCCTTTTGGGAATTACAACAGAGCCTGCATTGCCTTTTGGAATTACCACCAGAGGCTGCATTGCCTTTTGGGAATTACCACCAGAGTCTGCATTGCCTTTTGGGAATTATTCTGTGCCTCTATCtgaagtcatcttttttttttttttttttttttttctttttttggaggcgGGGAGTAATAGCTTGAGTCTCCTTGCCTTTGGGCCATCACCACTTATGCCATTCTCCTTTTGGAAAGTTAAAGCCTGAGTCTCCCACTTTTAAGAAGGCACAAGCTGTACTTGGGGTGGGGGAAGTACAGCCTGTGCCAGCTTCTTTTGGGGGGTTACAAACTGAGTTTTATTCTTTGGAAAGATGCATCCTGGGCATCCTCTAGCCAGAGGAGGTACAAGTTGCATTTTTGCCTCTGGGGAGGTTCGGCTGTGGCTGCCTCCTTTTAAAAATGCCCCTCTGTGCCTATGTCTCCTTTTAGGAATCTGCACGAGTGGCTGCATTATTTTGGGGGAATCATTACCTGGTGGGGATTACAGCTTATTCCTGTATCTGGAGCCATCTTTGGGAGCTTCAGCCTGTTTGTCCATCTCCTTGTGGAGAATTGGAGTCTGTCTGTGCAGGTCTTTTGGGAGCTCTAGCTTATGCCTTTCTGTTTTGGGGAAGGTACAACCTGTGCTCCAACTGGAGCCGTTTTGGCAGAGTTACAGTATGAATCTCTCCATCCTCGGGGTGGTACAGCCTGAGTCTCTCCTTGTTTGGGGAGAAACAGCCTGTACTTCAggatttgggggggggaaataagATGCCTGCAACACCTTTTAGGGAGGGGGAAGTTTGTGAGGATACAACTTATTCTTCTCTTCTTAGACCTTAGTCTTCGTCTGGGCTATTGGGAAATATTGTCTGTGCCTCCATCTGGCCTTCTGGAAATACTACCTGTGcctccattttgttttttggaagATATCACCAGTGCCTCCGTCTGGCCCTTTGGGGAAATATCACCTGTGCGTCCGGCTGGCCGTTTGGGAAATATCACCAATGTTTCCATCTGGGTTATTGGGAAATATCACCTGTGCCTCCGTCTGGCCTTTTGGGGAAGTATCACCTATGCGTCCGTCTGGCCATTTGGGAAATATCACCTGTGCGTCCGTCTGGCCTTTTGGGAAATATCACCTGTGCGTCCATCTGGCCTTTTGGGAAATATCACCTGTGCCTCCGTCTGGCCTTTTGGGGAAGTATCACCTATGCGTCCGTCTGGCCGTTTGGGAAATATCACCTGTGTTTCCATCTGGGTTATTGGGAAATATCGCCTGTGTCTCCGTCTGGGCTATTGGAAAGTATCACCTGTGCCTCCGTCTGGCCCTTTTGGGAAATATCACCTGTGCCTCCGTCTGGCCCTTTTGGGAAATATCACCTGTGCCTCCGTCTGGCCCTTTTGGGAAATATCACCTGTGCCTCCGTCTGGCCCTTTTGGGAAATATCACCTGTGCGTCCGTCTGGCCGTTTGGGAAATATCACCTGTGCCTCCGTCTGGCCCTTTGGGGAAGTATCACCAATGTTTCCATCTGGGTTATTGGGAAATATCACCTTTGCCTCCGTCTGGCCTTTTGGGGAATTATCACCTGTGCCTCCGTCTGGCCCTTTGGGGAAATATCACCTGTGCGTCCGTCTGGCCGTTTGGGAAATATCACCTGTGTTTCCATCTGGGTTATTGGGAAATATCACCTGTGCGTCCGTCTGGCCGTTTGGGAAATATCACCTGTGCCTCCGTCTGGCCCTTTGGGGAAATATCGCCTGTGCCTCCGTCTGGCCCTTTGGGGAAATATCACCTGTGTTTCCATCTAGGTTATTGGGAAATATCGCCTGTGCCTCCGTCTGGCTCTTTTGGGAAATATCACCTATGTTTCCATCTGGGTTATTGGGAAATATCACCTGTGCCTCCGTCTGGCCTTTTGGGGAAGTATCACCTTTGCCTCCGTTTGGTCGTTTGGGAAATATCACCTGTGTTTCCATCTGGGTTATTGGGAAATATCGCCTGTGCCTCCGTCTGGCCCTTTTGGGAAATATCACCTGTGCCTCTGTCTGGCCTTCTGGGAAATACCACTTGTGCCTCCATTTTGTTTTCGGGGAAATATTGCCTGTGCCTCCGTCTGGCCTTTTGGGAAATCTCACCTGTGTCTCTTAAATGGGTTCTTGGGAAGTATCACCTATGCCTCCAGGACTGGCCTTTTGGGAAATACCGCCTATATCACCATTTTGTTTTTTGGGAAATATTGCCTGTGTCTCCGTCTGGGTTATTGGGGAAATATTGCCTTTGCCTCCATTTTGTTTTGGGGGAAATATCACCTGTGCCTCCGACTGGCCTTCTGGGAATTTTACTGCCTGTGGCCCAAAGGAGAGGTCCTTTGGGGAAGGAGAATACAACCTTTGTTTCCAATCTTGTTTAcagctttttgtcttttctttttgttgtgttttgggAGGAGGGGGGTGGTTTATGTATGACTTCTGCCTTCTATATTTTGTGTCTTTTTTGTGGTCTTTACCTTCTGTCtcactgtgttttttttttttttttctttttgcagtctCTACCTCCATCTGTTAAGGATAGAAATTACATCTTCCTCGAATCATCTTACCTCCTGGTTAAACACCTTCAACAACCTTTGTTTTCACTAAGATGATTTCAAGTTTTATCTCCATCCTAAGAGACAAGGCATCCTTCCCAAAATGCAGTGCTGAATGAGAACTGAACATCGGATCTCAGATGGGACCTGAGGAAGGTGTGATTACCTTTTGTCAAAAAACATAGATCTGGAAGGAATCTTATGGGGCACCTAGTCCACCATTCCCCAGGCGAGGAAGTAAATCCAGAGAAAAGATTTGCTCCATCATCCCGGTCACTGAGATTCAGACATATCTTTTGACTCCAGGGTGCCCCTTATTTTCTGTGATATAGAAATAGCCATGGAAACAGAGCAAAATTATCAGTAAAGGTCTGGAAGTTCACAGTTTTATGCCACTGAATCACAGGTACCACCTGGGGCTTCCTTTCATTAGTTAATTAAGATTCTAATCTAAATCTAATGATCTGAATGGAAGAGATTATCTACCCCATTTGGAACTAAGTGTGGTTTTTATTCTAGGGGCAGACATGGACCAGAATCCCCCAAAAGAAGGAGGTGTGGAAAGCTGAACTGGGTCCCATTGGAGGGGGTATTCCGTCATGACCTGGGGGCGGGGGGGGAGGACGACGACAACGACTGAAGGACAGGTAAGTGCTGATGGGAGGGAAGGCTTTTGTCTTCTTTCGGTTTGGACAGCTGAGATCAAGTTCCCTTCTTTAGCCTCTAGAATTATTGGGCCAGAGTATTACCTGTGCTACCTCAAGCCAATTGTTTCCTATCTCTGAAACTtggtttcttcacctgaaaaatatGCTGATGAGTTAACCAGATGATCTTACAAGTTTCTTgtagttctaaatcctatgactgTTCCCTGCTCAAAATCCATTAActtttttaaactctttgttGCCCCAACATTATAAAGAGAACTCTCTTCTCCTTCCAGAGGCTGGGATCAAAcactaactttttctttttctttttagaaacaaCCCAAAAAACGGAGGCGGGAGTACACTTTGCAAAGCCTTAAGACCACAGTGGCCCTCATGGATCAGCTTCCAA
This is a stretch of genomic DNA from Sminthopsis crassicaudata isolate SCR6 chromosome X, ASM4859323v1, whole genome shotgun sequence. It encodes these proteins:
- the LOC141548262 gene encoding uncharacterized protein LOC141548262, whose translation is MHLEIIFCLHLGLRGATACASRWRYRLYFCCLLGITTRACIAFWELPPVSCIAFWESPPEPALPSGNHHQCLHCLLGITTRACIAFGNYHQCLHCLLGITTRACIAFWELPPVSALPFGNYHQSQHALPFGNYHQCLHCLLGIPLEPALPFGNYHQCLALPFGNYHQSLHCLLGITTNVCIAFWELQPEPALPFGNYHQCLALPFGNYHQSLHCLLGITTSVCIAFWELQPEPALPFGNYHQCLALPFGNYHQSLHCLLGITTSVCIAFWELPPEPALPFGNHHQSLHCLLGITTSVLHCLLGITTSVCIAFWELPPVSALPFGNYHQSLHYLLGITTSVLHCLLGITTRACIAFWELPPVSALPFGNYNQSLHCLLGITTEPALPFGITTRGCIAFWELPPENLHEWLHYFGGIITWWGLQLIPVSGAIFGSFSLFVHLLVENWSLSVQVFWEL